The Synergistes jonesii genomic sequence GAGACTCTCGTGGAAGCCACGGCCTACGCGAAGGCCGGCGGCAAGAAGCTCGTCGGGGTCGAGGACGTGCGCCGCGCTATAGAAGAGAAGCTCTACCGCGTGTCGATGTGGGAGGGCAAAGTCCTCGAGGAGTACCGCAGCGGCGTGATACGCATAGATACCGAGGGCTCCGTCGTCGGGCAGATAAACGGGCTGACGGTGTCGCAGCTGATAGACAACTCCTTCGGCTCCCCCGTGCGCATCACGGCGAACGTATTCATGGGCGAGCCCGGCGTCGTGAACATCGAGCGCGAGGTCAGCATGACCGGTCCGATACATAACAAGGGGCTGATGATTCTTTCAAGCTACCTCGGGCGCATGTACGCGAAAAATTATCCTCTTTCGATCGCGGCGCGCATAACCTTCGAACAGACCTACGGCGGAGTCGAGGGAGACAGCGCTTCGTCGACCGAGCTTTACTGTCTGCTTTCGGCGATTTCCGGCATCCCCCTCAATCAGTCTATCGCTGTCACCGGCTCCGTCGACCAGCAGGGCAATATCCAGCCCATCGGGGGCGTAAACGAAAAGATCGAAGGCTTCTTCCGCTACTGCAAGGCGCGCGGCCTGACAGGAAAACAGGGCGTGATGATTCCTTTCCAGAACGAGCAGCATCTGATGCTTTCGCATGAAGTCGTCGAGGCGGTTAAGAAGAATAAATTCCACATCTGGAGCATCTCGACAATAGACGAAGGGATAGAGATTTTGACAGGCGTAAAGGCGGGAGAGCCCGATGAAAAGGGGGCGTACCCGAAGAAGAGCGTACACGGCCGCGCGCAGGCCGAGCTTGAAGCTTGGGTCGAGCGCTCCTTCCGCTACAAGAAGGTCATGAACGACCGCGTCGACCCGCCGAAGAAAAGGAAGAAGAAGGCCGCAAAGAAAGCCGTCATAGAAGCGAGCGGTGGAAGATAATGGCCGAGGTGCGTCACGCAAAGGAGATTCTCGACGCCCTGGAGGCGCTTTACGGAAACGAGGCGCGTCCGGCGTCCGACTTTTGCTATGAGGAGCCGCTCGACGACCTCATCGTGACGGTGCTCTCGCAGAACACCAACGATAAGCTGCGCGACATAGCCTATAAAAATCTCAGGAAAAGATATCCGTCGTGGGAAGATGTGGCGTCGGCGGAGCTCGAAGAGTTGAAGGAAGTAATAAGAATCGCAGGAATGAGCAGCGCCAAGCCGCCGCGCATCCAGCGGATACTCGCGGCCGTGCACAGAAAGTTCGGCCGCTATTCGCTGAAGAGCCTGCGCGGCTGGAGCCAGCCTCAGGTCCGCGAATACCTGACGTCGCTCCCAGGCGTCGGGCCGAAGACCTCGGCGATCGTCGAGTGCTTCGACTTGGACATGCCGGGTTTTCCGGTGGACACGCATATAACGCGCCTTTCAAAGCGCTTCGGCTGGGCAGGCGAGAAAGAGCCGCCCGACAAGATACAGGCGCGCCTTGAGGCGTCGCTGCCGCCGGAGCGCTTCCGCGGCGGACATCTGAACTTCCTTGCGCACGGCAGGAGTCTTTGCGGCGCCAGGAAATTTTTATGCGCCGAATGCGCGCTCATCGAATGGTGCGATTTCGGCAAAAAAACGGTTGGCCATGGAGCCCGCTGAGTATAGAAAAAAATTTCTGGGAGCGGCGGAGCGCCAGGGCTGGCGCGACGCGGAGGGCATAGTATGCGCGCTTTCCGGCGGCGGCGATTCCGTCGCTATGATGTGGCTGATGAGAAAATTTTTCAAGGGCAGGATAGTCGCGGCGCACCTCGACCACTGTACGAGGGAGGGGGCCTCTCACGACGACGCCGCCTTTGCCGCGTCGCTCTGCGCGGAGCTGGGGGTAGAGTGCGCGCTCAAGGCCGTCGACGTCCGCGCGGCCCGCGCACGGGGCGAGTCCTTCGAAATGGCGGGACGCCGGGCGCGCTACGAGCATTTCAACGCCGTAGCGGAGCGCTACGGAATAAAATTTATCGCAGTCGCGCACAACGCGAACGACGTCGTCGAGACGCAGCTTTTGAACCTCGCACGCGGCAGCGGTATAGCGGGGCTGCGCGGTATCCCCGAAAGGCGGGGCAACATCGTCCGCCCCGTCATAAGCTTCACGCGCGAAGAGCTGCGCGCAATACTGAAGGATAACGGTGTAACGTGGCGCGAGGACTATACGAACGACGAAACGGACTATACGAGAAACAAGATCAGGAATACGCTTATCCCTTGGATAAAGGAAAATTTAAACGAGGGCTTCGAGCGCGTGATGCTCGGCCTCGCTAAGCAGGCCTGCGAGGAGACGGAGGAGAGAATTTCCGCGGCGCGCGCCGAGATCGCGAAAGCGGCATTCGCGCTTCCGCCGGCTCTCGCCGCGTGGCGCACCGAGGGCCTTGCCGCGCTGCCGAAACTGACGCTTGCGGAGATGCTTCGGACGCAGGGCGCGGAGCTCTCGCTCCCAGCTCTCCCGCGCGCCCGCACCGAGGAGCTCGTATCTCTGATAAGGCGCGGCGGAGCGTGGCGCTTCCAGTGGGCGCGCGACATAGAAGTCTGCTATTCTTCCCGCGGCGTAGGCTGGCTTCACCGCGCGGATATAAGAAGCGGCAAAAATAGCTGCGAAAAAAAAATTCCCTGGTGGGCGAGAGCGCGTGAAATATGATATTATTCTTAACTGTTTGAATAATGTTTTTTACGCATCGAAGGGAGCGCTGGATTTTGAAATACAGGATAGGCAGAGTTTTGATCTCGGAAGGGCAACTCCGCGAAAAGGTCAAGGAACTCGGCGCGCAGATACGCGAAGATTATAAGGGAGAAAAAGTCATCTTCGTCTGCGTGCTTAAAGGCGCCGTCATTTTCTTCGCGGACTTGCTCCGCGAGATGGGGCCGGAGGTAGACGCCCAGTTCGATTTCCTCGCGATATCTTCCTACGGCGCTTCTACGGTGAGCAGCGGCATAGTAAAAATACAGGAAGATCTGAGTACCGATATCCACGGCGAAAATGTGATAATAGTCGAAGATATACTGGATACGGGGCTCTCACTCTCTTACATCAGCAAGTTGTTGAGGGAGCGCGCTCCGAAATCTCTTGAGATATGCGTCCTGCTCGACAAGGAAGAGCGCCGCACTCAGCCCGTGAACGTAAAGTATACGGGCTTCAAGATTCCCGACGAATTCGTTATAGGCTACGGACTGGACTACGCCGGGCACTTCCGCCACCTTCCCTCGGTGCATATAGCTGAGCCGGCTGAATAATTTTCACCGCGTGCGCTTCGCAGCGGAGCAACGGAAAGAGAGGATATGTATTGAAGAAGATTTCTAAGAATGTGGGGATGTATATCGTCCTCATCGTGCTGGCCGTGACCCTTGTAAATGTGTTCCTCGCCCCTGAAGCCAAAAAAACTCAGGGAAGGGAGCTCCTCTCCTACAGCAAGTTTTTGAGCGAGGTCAACGCCGGAAGCGTGGCGAAGGTGAAGATCGACCACGAGGAGCTCACGGGCACCCTGAAAGACGGCGGAGAATTCACCACCTACATCCTCGACGCTTCTACGCTTCCCGCGGTGATAGCGGAAAAGGGCGTCGAAGTCGAAATAGTCCCGCCGCCTAAAAATTCTTGGATAACGGCGCTTCTGACGTCGCTCCTTCCGACGCTGCTGTTGATAGGGGTGTGGATCTATTTCATCTACAACATGCAGGGCGGCGGCGGAAAAGTCATGAGCTTTGCGAAAAGCAAGGCGAAGCTCTTCCTTGACAACAGGCCGAAGGTGACCTTCGCCGACGTCGCCGGCTGCGACGAAGCGAAGGAAGAACTCGCCGAGGTCGTCCAATTCCTGAAAGACCCGGCGAAATTCACAAAGGTCGGCGCGAAAGTTCCACGCGGCGTGCTGCTCCTCGGCGCGCCCGGGACCGGTAAAACGCTTCTTTCGCGCGCCGTGGCCGGCGAAGCGGACGTCCCCTTCTTCAGCATAAGCGGCTCAGACTTCGTTGAAATGTTCGTCGGCGTCGGCGCCGCGCGTGTGCGCGACTTGTTTGAACAGGCGCGGAAATATCAGCCCTGCATAATCTTCATCGACGAGATCGACGCCGTCGGACGCCACCGCGGCGCGGGACTCGGCGGCGGGCACGACGAGCGCGAGCAGACGCTGAACCAGCTGCTCGTCGAAATGGACGGCTTCGACGCCGGCGCGGGAATAATCCTCATCGCTGCTACGAACAGGCCCGACATCTTAGACCCGGCGCTGCTGCGCCCGGGACGCTTCGACAGGCAGGTCGTCGTCGACCGCCCCGACGTGAACGGGCGCCGCGACATCCTGAAAGTCCACCTGCGCGAGATGAAAGTAGAAGACGACGTAGACCTCGATGTGCTGGCCCGCCGCACCCCGGGCTTCGTCGGCGCGGACTTGGCGAACCTCGTCAACGAAGCGGCGCTACTCACGGCGCGCAGAGATAAGGAGAAGCTCGGCATGCCCGAATTCGAAGAGGCGATCGATCGCGTGCTGGCCGGTCCGGAGCGCAAAAGCCGCATAATCAGCAAAAAAGAGCGGGAGATAATAGCGTACCACGAATCGGGGCACGCGCTCGTAGCCTCGAAGATAAAGGGCGCCGACCCAGTGCACAAGATATCTATCATTCCGAGAGGGCATATGGCGCTCGGCTATACGCTGCAGCTGCCCGAGGAGGACAGGTTTTTGATATCGCGTCAGGAGCTCTCCGACAAGATAACGGTGCTGCTCGGCGGCCGCGTCGCGGAAATGATCCGCTTTGGCGACGTGACGACGGGCGCCTCCAACGACCTTGAGAGGGCGACGCAGATAGCCCGCCAGATGGTGACTCAATACGGCATGAGCGACAAGCTCGGCCTCGTGACGCTCGGCAGGAAACAGCATGAAGTGTTCCTCGGCCACGACATAGTCGACGACCGCAACTACAGCGAAGAGGTAGCGCATACGATAGACCTGGAGATCCGCGCGATAGTGGACGGAGCGATGAACAAGGCGAAGGGGATTCTAACCGAGAATCGTGAGCGCCTCGAAGAGATAACTAAGCTTCTTCTCGAAAAAGAGATGCTCGAGGGCGACGAGCTCGACGAGCTGCTCGGCTATCCGAAGAGGGAACACGCGGAGGAAAAGCCGCAGGAAGAAGAAAAGCCGGGAAATAAGGACGAAAACGGCGAGGATAAAAAAGATGGAGAGGAAAAGGACGAGGAACCGGAGGATAGCGTCGTAGGAGAAGAGACGATGAGCCTTTCGCCGAACTTAGAAGACGGGGCCGACAACGGCAAACTGAACGCCCCGCTCGACGACGGAGACGAAGAAAAGAAATAAAAACTGCGCCGCCTTCGGGCGGCTTTTTTGTATCAAGCAAGCTTTCTCCTTCCTATTGCCGTAAGATTAGGAAGGTGCGCCGATCCCATTGAATGCGGTCTTTTGATTTTCAGGTAATTAAGAAAGGCCGTTCCGAATCTCGCGCCATTTGCCTCTTTTCCCATAATAGAATAGCCGCGGCTGCGAAATTCCTTCGGGTATTCGCCGTGCCGCGGCGCGCTCTTTGTGTTAATATAGAGCCGTTGTTTACAGAGCGATTGCATTGGGATGTGAAACATGGAAGAGGATAAATTCAAGCTTGTCGCGCCTTTCGGCCTGTCGGGCGATCAGCCTCAGGCGGTGGAGAAGCTTGTGCGCGGCTTCCGAGAGAAGGATGGGACCCATCAGACTCTGCTCGGAGTCACGGGCAGCGGGAAGACCTTTACGATGGCGAACGTCATCGCGCGGCTGAACCGGCCGACGCTCGTTATGGCGCACAACAAGACTCTTGCCGCGCAGCTCTACAGCGAGTTCAAAGAATTTTTCCCCGAAAACTCGGTGAATTATTTCGTCAGCTACTACGATTATTATCAGCCCGAGGCGTATATCCCCGCGTCCGACGTCTACATCGAAAAAGATTCTTCGGTCAACGAGCGCATAGAAAAGCTGAGGCTGATGACGACTAAGTCCCTCCTCGAACGCAGGGATGTGGTAGTCGTAGCGAGCGTCTCCTGCATCTACGGCCTCGGTAAGAGGAAAAATTACGAGGACGCGATATTCCGCTTTGCGCGCGGCGAGCGCTACGAGCGCCGCGATTTTATGATGCGCCTGATCGATAATTATTACGAGCGCAACGACGTCTCTCTCGTCCCGGGAACCTTCCGGAGCAGAGGGGAGACGATGGAGGTATTTCCCGCTTACAGCGATACTGCGCTGCGCATTTCCTTCTTCGACGACGAAATAGAGCGCATAGACGAGATAGACCCCGTATCAGGGCGTTCCGTCGCGATGAAGGAAAAAGTCGGCATATTCCCGTCGCAGCATTACGTGACGAGCAAGGATGCCATCCAAAAGGCGGCCGGCT encodes the following:
- a CDS encoding endonuclease III domain-containing protein, which codes for MAEVRHAKEILDALEALYGNEARPASDFCYEEPLDDLIVTVLSQNTNDKLRDIAYKNLRKRYPSWEDVASAELEELKEVIRIAGMSSAKPPRIQRILAAVHRKFGRYSLKSLRGWSQPQVREYLTSLPGVGPKTSAIVECFDLDMPGFPVDTHITRLSKRFGWAGEKEPPDKIQARLEASLPPERFRGGHLNFLAHGRSLCGARKFLCAECALIEWCDFGKKTVGHGAR
- the tilS gene encoding tRNA lysidine(34) synthetase TilS, with amino-acid sequence MEPAEYRKKFLGAAERQGWRDAEGIVCALSGGGDSVAMMWLMRKFFKGRIVAAHLDHCTREGASHDDAAFAASLCAELGVECALKAVDVRAARARGESFEMAGRRARYEHFNAVAERYGIKFIAVAHNANDVVETQLLNLARGSGIAGLRGIPERRGNIVRPVISFTREELRAILKDNGVTWREDYTNDETDYTRNKIRNTLIPWIKENLNEGFERVMLGLAKQACEETEERISAARAEIAKAAFALPPALAAWRTEGLAALPKLTLAEMLRTQGAELSLPALPRARTEELVSLIRRGGAWRFQWARDIEVCYSSRGVGWLHRADIRSGKNSCEKKIPWWARAREI
- the hpt gene encoding hypoxanthine phosphoribosyltransferase; protein product: MKYRIGRVLISEGQLREKVKELGAQIREDYKGEKVIFVCVLKGAVIFFADLLREMGPEVDAQFDFLAISSYGASTVSSGIVKIQEDLSTDIHGENVIIVEDILDTGLSLSYISKLLRERAPKSLEICVLLDKEERRTQPVNVKYTGFKIPDEFVIGYGLDYAGHFRHLPSVHIAEPAE
- the ftsH gene encoding ATP-dependent zinc metalloprotease FtsH, giving the protein MKKISKNVGMYIVLIVLAVTLVNVFLAPEAKKTQGRELLSYSKFLSEVNAGSVAKVKIDHEELTGTLKDGGEFTTYILDASTLPAVIAEKGVEVEIVPPPKNSWITALLTSLLPTLLLIGVWIYFIYNMQGGGGKVMSFAKSKAKLFLDNRPKVTFADVAGCDEAKEELAEVVQFLKDPAKFTKVGAKVPRGVLLLGAPGTGKTLLSRAVAGEADVPFFSISGSDFVEMFVGVGAARVRDLFEQARKYQPCIIFIDEIDAVGRHRGAGLGGGHDEREQTLNQLLVEMDGFDAGAGIILIAATNRPDILDPALLRPGRFDRQVVVDRPDVNGRRDILKVHLREMKVEDDVDLDVLARRTPGFVGADLANLVNEAALLTARRDKEKLGMPEFEEAIDRVLAGPERKSRIISKKEREIIAYHESGHALVASKIKGADPVHKISIIPRGHMALGYTLQLPEEDRFLISRQELSDKITVLLGGRVAEMIRFGDVTTGASNDLERATQIARQMVTQYGMSDKLGLVTLGRKQHEVFLGHDIVDDRNYSEEVAHTIDLEIRAIVDGAMNKAKGILTENRERLEEITKLLLEKEMLEGDELDELLGYPKREHAEEKPQEEEKPGNKDENGEDKKDGEEKDEEPEDSVVGEETMSLSPNLEDGADNGKLNAPLDDGDEEKK